Sequence from the Cellulomonas fimi ATCC 484 genome:
GACGACGGTCTTCGACTCGAGCGAGTCGCGCACGGCCTTCGCGTCGTCCAGCGTCGCGATCTCGCGCGCCTTGCGGGCCTTGCGGATCGCGGTGATGTCCTTCTCGGCACCCTTGGTCCACGGCGTGGCCAGGCTGCGCGGGATGAGGTAGTTGCGGGCGTACCCGTCCTTCACCTCGACGACGTCGCCAGGAGCACCGAGGCCGGTGACCTCGTGGGTCAGGATGATCTTCGCCATGTCGGGTCTCTCCTTCCTCAGCGGGCCGACGACGAGTACGGCAGCAGGGCCATCTCGCGGGCGTTCTTGACGGCACGCGCGATCGCGCGCTGCTCCTGCACGGACACGCCCGTCACACGACGCGCGCGGATCTTCCCGCGGTCGGAGATGAACTTGCGCAGGAGCGCGGTGTCCTTGTAGTCGACCGACTCGATCTTCGCGGCCTTGAGGGGGTTCTGCTTCTTCTTGGGCTTACGGACAACGGCCTTGGCCATCGTGGTGCTCCTTCGTTCGGAGCCCCGGGGTTTGCCGGACCCGGGGATGGGGATGTCTGGGGTTGTGGGCGGACCCGTCGATCAGAACGGGGGCTCGTCGGAGTAGCCGCCGCCGGACCCACCCGCGGGCGTGGCCCACGGGTCGTCCTGCTGGCCGCCACCACCGGAGCC
This genomic interval carries:
- the rplI gene encoding 50S ribosomal protein L9 — its product is MAKIILTHEVTGLGAPGDVVEVKDGYARNYLIPRSLATPWTKGAEKDITAIRKARKAREIATLDDAKAVRDSLESKTVVVTAKAGDSGRLFGAVTTAEIADAVKASGAPAIDKRKVEIGQPIKALGEYKVSVRLHADVAANVTVKVVAG
- the rpsR gene encoding 30S ribosomal protein S18, which encodes MAKAVVRKPKKKQNPLKAAKIESVDYKDTALLRKFISDRGKIRARRVTGVSVQEQRAIARAVKNAREMALLPYSSSAR